Proteins encoded in a region of the Anopheles aquasalis chromosome 2, idAnoAquaMG_Q_19, whole genome shotgun sequence genome:
- the LOC126580818 gene encoding protein FAM177A1: MTKVDIPLKTKADGGSDAFIQNEKDVEVRVRAPKRVLHFSDGTLEEYSDDDETDQVDHTDQAPAVDESSLKWTDWMRYKTYKIGSTVLAGCDYVGEGLASFLGITTPKYSYEIEEFKRLQAEQQAEERAIQTFVEQNRPQNGEGTHHVTSTQPPPTAKKSTTEPPNPETAVRTEVSTENEIQKF; the protein is encoded by the exons ATGACGAAAGTGGACATTCCGCTGAAAACCAAGGCCGACGGTGGGTCGGATGCGTTCATTCAAAACGAGAAGGACGTTGAAGTACGGGTACGGGCACCGAAAAGGGTGCTGCATTTCAGCGATGGAACGCTGGAAGAGTacagcgatgatgacgagaccGATCAGGTGGATCATACCGATCAAGCCCCGGCCGTGGATGAG TCGTCCTTGAAGTGGACCGATTGGATGCGTTACAAAACGTACAAAATCGGCAGCACCGTCCTGGCCGGATGTGACTACGTTGGCGAGGGTCTAGCTTCCTTCCTTGGCATCACCACCCCGAAGTACAGCTACGAAATCGAGGAATTCAAACGCCTGCAAGCGGAACAGCAAGCCGAAGAGCGTGCGATTCAAACGTTTGTCGAACAGAACCGTCCCCAGAATGGCGAAGGCACCCACCACGTGACATccacacagccaccaccaacggcgaaGAAATCGACCACGGAACCACCCAACCCGGAAACGGCCGTTAGAACGGAAGTGAGCacggaaaatgaaattcaaaagttttaa
- the LOC126581438 gene encoding uncharacterized protein LOC126581438 gives MIRQILLKNDILVRLVAARAYSQPSAPAGSGKGPAAPASSPAASGEVPGLSSRCVQQKDGPVGPGADHKGTYKVPEYFSYNQTSYFEAEVEMSKFRIPQPSARN, from the coding sequence ATGATCCGACAGATCCTGCTGAAAAACGATATTCTCGTCCGTTTGGTGGCAGCCCGAGCCTATAGCCAGCCCTCTGCTCCTGCCGGATCCGGCAAGGgtcctgctgctccggcttCTTCTCCGGCCGCCAGTGGCGAGGTTCCCGGATTGAGCTCGAGGTGCGTACAGCAGAAGGATGGCCCCGTTGGACCGGGAGCGGACCATAAAGGAACGTACAAAGTGCCCGAGTACTTCAGCTACAACCAAACCAGCTACTTCGAGGCTGAGGTAGAGATGTCCAAGTTCCGGATCCCGCAGCCCTCGGCTAGGAATTGA
- the LOC126569901 gene encoding 26S proteasome non-ATPase regulatory subunit 8: MDNTVALYKQLKTEWTKSPINLKLCGSILDKLKVALVGMAYIPTGNTAGNQQELLIARDVLEIGVEYSIATKNIPAFERYILQLKWFYYDYNTLIGESKNKYQLLGLNLLFLLSQNRVAEFHTELELLPADIIQTNPFIRHPLALEQYVMEGRYNKIFQAKGNVPAESYNFFIDILLQTVRNEIGACLETSYERISLQEAAKRLNLKTKEEVKQFGEKKGWKMSPDGFYHFVSELPKPKEPIPSQELAEQAITYARELEMIV; this comes from the exons ATGGACAACACCGTTGCGTTGTACAAGCAGCTGAAAACGGAGTGGACGAAAAGTCCGATCAATCTGAAGCTGTGTGGCTCGATCCTGGATAAGCTGAAG GTTGCACTGGTTGGAATGGCTTACATCCCGACGGGAAACACGGCAGGCAATCAGCAGGAACTGCTCATCGCTAGAGATGTCCTCGAGATTGGGGTCGAGTACAGCATCGCAACGAAAAACATCCCCGCATTCGAACGTTACATCCTGCAGTTGAAGTGGTTCTACTACGATTACAA CACACTGATTGgagaatcgaaaaacaaatatcaacTGCTGGGGCTGAATCTGTTGTTCCTGTTGTCGCAGAACCGCGTGGCGGAGTTCCACACCGAGCTGGAGCTGCTACCAGCCGACATTATTCAAACCAATCCATTCATCCGCCATCCGCTTGCGCTGGAACAGTACGTCATGGAGGGCCGATACAACAAAATCTTCCAAGCGAAGGGCAACGTGCCGGCGGAAAGCTACAACTTCTTCATCGATATTCTGCTGCAAACAGTCCGGAACGAAATTGGAGCGTGTCTGGAGACATCGTACGAACGCATCTCGCTCCAGGAGGCCGCCAAGCGCCTGAATCTGAAGACGAAGGAGGAAGTGAAGCAGTTTGGTGAGAAGAAAGGCTGGAAAATGAGCCCCGATGGGTTCTATCACTTTGTGAGCGAGCTGCCCAAACCGAAGGAACCGATTCCGTCGCAAGAATTGGCCGAACAGGCGATAACGTACGCACGCGAGCTGGAAATGATTGTGTAA
- the LOC126581752 gene encoding ribokinase, whose amino-acid sequence MSSVSEYDVLVFGSCIVDFISYVPRLPRNGETLHGTRFATGNGGKGANQCVAAARLGSRTAIIAKLGDDAWGRAYRDGLAAEGINVSEVTIVPGESTGIAQINVADGGDNQIVIVTGANKRLNAADAESRHALLQRARILICQLETPLEGTIAALRAFNGISILNAAPAEEHLPDPLLSLPTIFCVNETEAALLTGIPEINDIPQAKTALLRLRELGCRTVIITLGEKGAVFAENGSTTVYHVRPSKVDKVIDTTGAGDAFIGALAHFMGQHPDAALGNCIAAANHVAALSVQKPGTQSSFPRAGDLQLPLDDLKALQDRWDSV is encoded by the exons ATGTCCTCGGTCAGCGAATACGACGTGTTGGTGTTTGGATCGTGCATTGTGGATTTTATAAG CTACGTGCCGCGGTTGCCGCGAAACGGCGAAACGCTACACGGAACACGGTTTGCAACGGGAAACGGTGGCAAGGGAGCGAACCAGTGTGTGGCCGCAGCAAGACTCGGTAGCCGGACGGCCATCATCGCCAAGCTGGGTGATGATGCTTGGGGTCGCGCCTATCGCGACGGCCTCGCCGCCGAAGGGATCAACGTAAGCGAGGTCACTATCGTGCCAGGCGAAAGCACCGGAATTGCACAGATCAACGTAGCCGATGGTGGAGACAATCAGATCGTCATCGTAACCGGAGCGAACAAACGACTGAATGCGGCGGATGCCGAGTCACGGCATGCTCTGTTGCAACGAGCTCGCATACTGATTTGCCAGCTCGAGACACCGCTCGAGGGAACGATCGCGGCCTTACGTGCTTTTAACGGCATCTCGATCCTCAATGCAGCACCGGCAGAGGAGCATCTGCCCGATCCGCTCCTCTCACTGCCGACGATTTTCTGTGTCAACGAAACCGAAGCCGCACTGCTGACAGGGATCCCGGAGATTAACGATATCCC ACAAGCGAAGACGGCACTGCTCCGACTCCGCGAACTAGGATGCCGGACGGTGATCATAACGTTGGGTGAGAAAGGGGCCGTTTTCGCGGAAAACGGCAGCACCACGGTGTACCATGTGCGACCGAGCAAAGTGGACAAGGTGATCGATACGACG GGAGCCGGAGATGCGTTCATCGGTGCTCTGGCTCACTTTATGGGCCAGCATCCGGATGCAGCGCTGGGTAACTGCATTGCCGCGGCGAACCATGTTGCCGCCTTGTCCGTTCAGAAACCCGGAACGCAGAGCAGCTTTCCACGTGCGGGTGATCTGCAGCTTCCGTTGGACGATTTGAAAGCACTGCAGGACCGTTGGGACAGCGTGTAG
- the LOC126581751 gene encoding uncharacterized protein LOC126581751, whose protein sequence is MGTPANRTLTKGRVFSSSSSSSSSRELAQATRSEMPRLKKPSESMGSASKQAQETLTSGRARRTIKPNPKYVNDEMIAAQAKEAFEESGMSDEEYDELNEEEEQRSPPSTPRSEGPKRRGRPPKAKGLIAAPRTEPAKSNLRKELLKRTDLRSFGISQTRQHSSPQLRDTARRLDMTDSIDTDSADQDDLGMEGLEESTGRKVLNSGAGGSLRTLRSTADGTTEDDEGEDDEDMLNEGDQQQGTGAAGKRPVGRPRKNPLVKKQVSPFAAKVLLPGVKQTLGGGVTVMKRKAPPPTDSEDDGSKQGSKMVRRSYQKGGSTVTKEVETDTDDDGEREDDDSQRQRARSYPTLARRPGSNTQQGAGKVSESKENSPSQMITIVNVHDIMKKKSKSTADVRQRKVQEDEDSEDDRSELEEAGDDQRNEGKTNNKLVASILERKRAIPVQAEMTPGRTPRERHVALMKKRAEDIRQNQSNSGASEVDVEDVLQKNIVTAGGANKTVVRMQSVTSPGGRPRGRPPNSAKAKENFGKDGDGGAALDGDTGGAGHKTNNVLYKLGPNGRYTMASGGGGTPLKRSNQPPRILNATMKLGQDRPQSKLSATATNNHYSIDLTDPDNNVLLVSSNENSPTKRPIGSPSVTSGGKAILGRSTPGAAAATIPSATAASASSARLPQRLPQSQTTQQQTAMGQQKLTAAGRAVDVRKKRITCYETWNVINCKNLLTVPKKPTMSMSMIALGNVADSIRLPSDVWSLRTVLEKRKTVVKPGEETFCGATQDNVVPEDEKHNYEPTRIMFRRKASVPGRFNVQYDRTVIFRNDTYVINVEGHSCRLVGAPVTIATPAEIETLLTIVDFINTDNSCVEMQGRPISTVDLTGSKRATEVAT, encoded by the exons ATGGGCACACCCGCGAATCGGACGCTGACCAAGGGCCGggtcttcagcagcagcagcagcagcagtagcagccggGAGCTAGCCCAAGCGACGCGGTCCGAGATGCCACGGCTGAAAAAGCCTTCCGAGAGTATGGGGTCCGCATCGAAGCAAGCCCAGGAGACGCTTACGTCCGGGCGGGCGCGTCGAACGATCAAACCGAACCCAAAGTACGTGAACGATGAGATGATAGCGGCCCAGGCGAAGGAAGCGTTCGAAGAAAGTGGAATGAGCGACGAAGAGTACGACGAGCtgaacgaggaagaggaacaacGCTCTCCACCATCGACCCCACGTTCCGAAGGGCCCAAGCGCCGTGGTAGACCACCGAAGGCAAAGGGTCTGATCGCTGCCCCACGTACGGAACCGGCCAAGAGCAATCTGCGCAAGGAGCTGTTGAAACGTACCGACCTCCGGTCATTTGGTATAAGTCAAACACGCCAACACAGTTCACCGCAGCTACGGGACACGGCCCGCCGACTGGACATGACGGATTCGATCGATACAG ATTCAGCCGATCAGGATGATTTGGGAATGGAAGGCCTGGAGGAGAGCACTGGCCGCAAAGTGCTCaattccggtgccggtggcagctTGAGGACGTTGCGAAGCACGGCCGATGGTACGACCGAGGATGACGAAGgggaggacgatgaggataTGCTGAACGAGGGCGACCAGCAACAGGGCACGGGGGCCGCCGGGAAGCGTCCAGTCGGTCGTCCACGCAAGAACCCGCTCGTCAAGAAGCAAGTGTCCCCCTTTGCCGCCAAAGTGCTGCTACCGGGCGTGAAGCAAACGTTGGGCGGTGGTGTGACCGTAATGAAAcggaaagcaccaccaccgaccgattcCGAGGACGACGGCAGTAAGCAAGGGTCCAAGATGGTGCGCCGTTCGTACCAGAAGGGGGGTAGTACGGTGACGAAGGAAGTGGAAACGGataccgacgatgatggcgaaaGGGAAGACGATGATAGCCAGCGGCAGCGAGCCCGTTCCTATCCGACACTGGCTCGTCGCCCGGGATCCAACACGCAACAGGGTGCAGGGAAGGTGtcggaatcgaaggaaaactctcCATCACagatgatcacgatcgtgaACGTGCACGATATCATGAAGAAGAAATCGAAGAGCACGGCCGATGTGCGTCAGCGGAAGGTTCAGGAGGACGAAGATTCGGAAGACGATCGGTCCGAGTTGGAGGAAGCGGGCGATGATCAGCGGAACGAGGgcaaaacgaacaacaaacTGGTGGCCAGCATCCTGGAGCGTAAACGGGCGATTCCAGTGCAAGCGGAAATGACGCCCGGCCGGACACCGAGGGAACGGCACGTAGCGCTGATGAAGAAGCGCGCCGAGGACATCCGgcaaaaccaaagcaacaGCGGTGCCAGCGAGGTCGATGTGGAGGATGTGCTGCAGAAAAACATCGTCACGGCCGGGGGCGCGAACAAGACGGTCGTACGGATGCAATCGGTAACGTCACCGGGCGGACGGCCCCGAGGTCGTCCACCAAACTCGGCCAAAGCCAAGGAGAACTTTGGcaaggatggtgatggtggtgcagcgtTGGATGGAGACACCGGTGGCGCAGGCCACAAAACGAACAACGTTCTGTACAAACTCGGTCCGAACGGTCGGTATACGatggccagcggtggtggaggaacgcCACTGAAGCGTAGCAATCAGCCACCACGCATACTGAACGCCACGATGAAGCTGGGTCAGGATCGACCACAGTCGAAGCTttcggccaccgccaccaacaaccactaTTCGATCGATCTCACCGATCCGGACAACAATGTGCTGTTGGTTTCGTCGAACGAAAATTCGCCCACCAAGCGTCCCATTGGCTCGCCCTCTGTCACCTCCGGTGGTAAGGCCATTCTGGGAAGGTCAACGCCGGGTGCGGCAGCTGCAACAATCCCATCGGCTACGGCGGCTTCTGCATCATCCGCTCGGCTACCGCAACGACTTCCACAATCACAAACCACACAGCAACAGACGGCGATGGGGCAACAAAAGCTAACGGCCGCTGGACGTGCGGTGGATGTTAGGAAAAAGCGTATCACGTGTTACGAAACGTGGAACGTCATTAACTGCAAGAACCTGTTAACAGTGCCCAAGAAACCCACCATGAGCATGTCGATGATCGCGCTAGGGAATGTGGCGGACTCGATTCGTCTACCGTCCGACGTGTGGTCGCTACGGACGGTGCTGGAGAAGCGCAAGACGGTGGTAAAGCCGGGTGAGGAAACGTTCTGCGGTGCCACCCAGGATAATGTCGTCCCGGAGGACGAGAAGCACAACTACGAACCGACCCGGATCATGTTCCGCCGCAAGGCTTCGGTTCCCGGGCGGTTCAATGTGCAGTACGATCGGACAGTTATCTTCCGGAACGATACGTACGTGATCAACGTAGAGGGCCACAGTTGCCGGTTGGTGGGTGCTCCGGTGACGATCGCGACCCCAGCCGAAATCGAAACACTGCTGACGATCGTCGATTTTATCAACACGGACAACAGTTGCGTGGAGATGCAAGGGCGCCCGATCAGTACAGTGGATTTGACCGGGTCCAAGCGGGCGACCGAAGTCGCCACCtaa